Proteins encoded together in one Vigna angularis cultivar LongXiaoDou No.4 chromosome 5, ASM1680809v1, whole genome shotgun sequence window:
- the LOC108340242 gene encoding TATA-binding protein-associated factor BTAF1 isoform X4: MQLDQLLRIFDMNKVLEFGALLASGGQEYDIGNDSIKNPKERLVRQKQNLRRRLGLDVCEQFMDISDVIRDEDLMVSKSDPHLNGIDRRVFTSCSAHNIQKMVANMVPSVKSKWPSARELNLLKRKAKINSKDQTKSWCEDGGTEASGAQSLTPKGTCPDSLNYSKAFMDVNHDDDGFEHDGEGQWPFHTFVEQLIIDMFDPVWEVRHGSVMALREILAHQGASAGVFKPDSHLGGTLFIELEDKSIPTTLKREREIDLNMQVSADEFDSNLKRPKLEDVSSPTFMDSVMTCNNITSETHGCNLTLDYENGQFNGNSNDMDLESHSDGSRDACKESASITEQKGHLDDNQMPSGNLIALRNLPQNCELMNSVKVARSSWLQNCEFLQDCVIRFLCVLSLDRFGDYVSDQVVAPVRETCAQALGAAFKYMHPALVNETLNILLRMQCRPEWEIRHGSLLGIKYLVAVRQEMLSDLLGGVLPACKSGLEDPDDDVRAVAADALIPAASAIVSLQDQTLHSIVMLLWDILLDLDDLSPSTSSVMNLLAEIYSQEDMAPNMYEVLRLGDKEMENGGGGGDCDGEENPYVLSTLAQRLWPFMRHSITSVRYSAIRTLERLLEAGYKRSMSELSGASFWPSSIFGDTLRIVFQNLLLETNEDILQCSERVWSLLVQCSMEDLEIAASFYGASWIELASTPFGSALDASKMYWPVAFPRKSQIRAAAKMRAAKIENEFGMEFSLDSIKGSIPQDRNGDVPMNSVKIVVGADVDTSVTHTRVVTATALGYFASKLPVGSLKYVIDPLWSSLTSFSGVQRQVASMVLISWFKEIKLKNSSKNLDGIPGAVKGWLLDLLACSDPAFPTKDSLLPYAELSRTYAKMRSEAGQLLNVVKSSGMFDELLTTTQIELDRLSVDDAIGFASKIPALCNDSSANEFLAKNIMDDIESSKQRLLTTSGYLKCVQSNLHVTVTSAVAAAVVWMSEFPTRLTPIILPLMASIRREQEEILQMKSAEALAELMYHCVARKPCPNDKLIKNICSLTCMDPSETPQAKSLCTIESIDDQGLLSFRTPVSKQKSKVHVLAGEDRSKVEGFLSRRGSELSLRLLCEKFGASLFDKLPKLWDCLTEVLKPIEDTKEKQVTVSIESVSDPQTLINNIQVVRSVAPVLNEELKPKLLTLLPCIFKCVQHSHVAVRLAASRCITSLAQSMTVKVMGAVVENAIPMLEDSSSVYARQGAGMLISFLVQGLGVELVPYAPLLVVPLLRCMSDCDQSVRQSVTHSFAALVPLLPLARGLPQPIGLGEGVSRNAEDLQFLEQLLDNSHIEDYKLCTELKVTLRRYQQEGINWLAFLKRFKLHGILCDDMGLGKTLQASAIVASDIAEHRNTIGNEDLLASLIICPSTLVGHWAFEIEKYIDVSVISSLQYVGSAQERMLLRDQFCKHNVIITSYDVVRKDVDFLGQLLWNYCILDEGHIIKNAKSKVTLAVKQLKAQHRLILSGTPIQNNIMDLWSLFDFLMPGFLGTERQFQAAYGKPLLAARDPKCSAKDAEAGVLAMEALHKQVMPFLLRRTKDEVLSDLPEKIIQDRYCDLSPVQYKLYEQFSGSRVKQEMSSIVTTNESAAPEGSGTSTKASSHVFQALQYLLKLCSHPLLVTGEKIPDSLSPILLELFPAGSDIVSELHKLHHSPKLVALHEILEECGIGVDNSGSEGAVNVGQHRVLIFAQHKAFLDIIERDLFQTHMKSVTYLRLDGSVASEKRFEIVKAFNSDPTIDVLLLTTHVGGLGLNLTSADTLVFVEHDWNPMRDHQAMDRAHRLGQKKVVNVHRLIMRGTLEEKVMSLQRFKVSVANAVINAENASMKTMNTDQLLDLFASAETSKKGANAVKSSENNSDGDAKLVGSGKRLKSILGGLEELWDQSQYTEEYNLSQFLARLNG, translated from the exons ATGCAATTGGATCAATTGCTGAGAAT CTTTGATATGAACAAGGTGCTTGAATTTGGTGCCTTACTTGCATCAGGGGGCCAG GAATATGATATTGGAAATGATAGTATAAAGAACCCAAAGGAGCGATTGGTTCGACAGAAGCAAAATCTTCGACGTCGTTTAG GTTTGGATGTCTGTGAACAATTTATGGATATCAGTGATGTAATAAGAGACGAAGATCTTATGGTGTCCAAATCAGACCCACATCTGAATGGGATTGATCGTAGAGTTTTTACTTCTTGTTCTGCACATAACATCCAGAAAATGGTTGCAAACATGGTTCCTAGTGTCAAATCGAAGTGGCCAAGTGCAAGAGAATTGAATCTTTTAAAGCGTAAAGCAAAAATAAACTCAAAGGACCAGACAAAAAGCTGGTGTGAAGATGGAGGTACAGAGGCATCAGGTGCTCAAAGTTTGACTCCAAAAGGCACATGTCCCGATTCACTGAATTACAGTAAG GCATTCATGGATGTTAATCATGACGACGATGGCTTTGAGCATGATGGGGAAGGGCAATGGCCTTTCCACACTTTTGTTGAGCAACTTATTATAGATATGTTTGATCCTG TTTGGGAGGTACGACATGGTAGTGTGATGGCACTGAGAGAGATTTTAGCACATCAAGGTGCTTCTGCTGGCGTATTTAAACCTGACTCACACTTGGGTGGAACCTTGTTTATTGAATTAGAAGACAAAAGTATACCAACCACATTGAAGAGAGAGAGGgaaattgatttaaatatgcAAGTTTCAGCTGATGAGTTCGATTCAAACTTGAAGAGGCCAAAACTTGAAGATGTGTCATCACCAACCTTTATGGATAGTGTGATGACTTGCAACAATATTACTTCTGAAACCCATGGATGCAATTTAACTTTGGATTACGAGAATGGGCAATTTAATGGTAATTCCAATGACATGGATCTGGAGTCTCACTCTGATGGCTCACGTGATGCATGCAAAGAGTCTGCCAGTATAACAGAACAGAAAGGTCATCTTGATGACAATCAGATGCCCTCCGGAAATCTTATTGCGCTGAGAAATCTTCCTCAGAACTGTGAGCTGATGAACTCTGTTAAAGTGGCTAGAAGTTCCTGGCTTCAAAACTGTGAATTTCTTCAAGATTGTGTGATACGCTTTTTGTGCGTGTTGTCACTTGATcg CTTTGGAGATTATGTATCTGATCAGGTTGTTGCTCCAGTGCGTGAAACCTGTGCACAGGCTTTAGGTGCTGCATTTAAGTATATGCATCCCGCACTAGTAAATGAAACATTGAACATATTGTTGAGAATGCAG TGTAGGCCAGAATGGGAGATTCGTCATGGCAGTCTTCTTGGTATAAAATATTTGGTTGCTGTGCGGCAG GAAATGCTGTCTGATTTGCTCGGAGGAGTTCTTCCTGCCTGTAAATCTGGTTTGGAGGACCCAGATGATGATGTCCGGGCAGTTGCTGCTGATGCTTTAATACCTGCTGCATCTGCAATTGTTTCCTTGCAGGATCAAACATTGCATTCAATTGTGATGCTTTTATGGGATATATTGCTTGATTTGGATGATTTAAGTCCGTCCACCAGCag TGTAATGAATCTACTGGCAGAAATCTATTCTCAAGAAGATATGGCGCCAAATATGTATGAAGTTTTGAGATTGGGAGACAAGGAAATGGAAAatggaggtggtggtggtgattgTGATGGAGAAGAAAATCCTTATGTGCTTTCAACATTGGCACAACGTTTGTGGCCCTTTATGAGGCATAGTATTACATCTGTTCGCTATTCTGCAATAAGGACTTTg GAGAGGCTACTTGAAGCTGGATATAAAAGAAGCATGTCTGAGTTGTCTGGTGCTTCATTCTGGCCCTCTTCTATATTTGGAGATACCCTTAGAATCGTATTTCAGAATCTGCTATTGGAAACAAATGAAGATATTTTGCAATGTTCTGAGAGAGTTTGGAGTCTCCTTGTTCAG TGTTCTATGGAGGACTTGGAGATTGCTGCAAGTTTTTACGGGGCTTCTTGGATTGAACTTGCATCTACACCATTTGGATCAGCATTAGATGCCTCAAAGATGTACTGGCCTGTTGCTTTTCCACGAAAAAGTCAAATTAGAGCAGCTGCTAAAATGAGAGCtgcaaaaattgaaaatgaatttggtATGGAATTTAGTCTTGATTCTATTAAAGGATCTATTCCACAAGATAGAAATGGAGATGTTCCTATGAATTCTGTTAAGATAGTTGTCGGTGCTGATGTGGACACATCTGTTACTCATACCCGAGTAGTTACAGCAACTGCTTTGGGATATTTTGCTTCTAAGCTGCCAGTGGGTTCTTTAAAATATGTGATTGATCCACTATGGAGCTCTCTAACCTCTTTCTCTGGTGTCCAACGCCAG GTTGCATCTATGGTACTTATTTCTTGGTTCAAGGAAATTAAGCTCAAGAATTCGTCCAAAAACCTTGATGGTATCCCTGGTGCCGTCAAAGGTTGGTTGCTGGACTTATTAGCATGTTCTGACCCAGCATTCCCAACAAAAGATTCACTTCTTCCTTATGCTGAGCTTTCCAGAACTTATGCAAAGATGCGCAGTGAGGCTGGTCAATTACTAAATGTAGTCAAGTCTTCTGGTATGTTTGATGAGTTATTGACAACAACACAAATTGAGTTGGACCGCTTGAGTGTGGATGACGCTATTGGTTTTGCTTCAAAAATTCCAGCTTTGTGTAATGATAGTTCTGCAAATGAGTTCTTGGCAAAGAACATCATGGATGATATTGAATCCTCCAAACAGAGACTCTTGACAACTTCTGGATATTTAAAATGCGTTCAG AGCAACTTGCATGTTACAGTCACATCTGCAGTTGCAGCTGCCGTTGTCTGGATGTCTGAATTTCCTACACGACTTACACCAATCATTTTACCTTTGATGGCTTCTATCAGACGAGAGCAG GAGGAAATACTCCAAATGAAGTCTGCTGAGGCCCTTGCTGAGCTAATGTATCACTGTGTTGCGCGTAAACCTTGCCccaatgataaattaattaagaatatatgTAGTTTAACTTGCATGGATCCCTCTGAGACCCCTCAAGCCAAATCCCTTTGTACCATTGAGAGTATTGATGATCAGGGTCTTCTGTCTTTTAGAACTCCTGTTAGCAAACAGAAGTCAAAGGTCCATGTGCTAGCTGGTGAAGATCGTTCCAAGGTGGAGGGATTTTTAAGTAGACGAGGATCTGAGCTATCATTGAGGCTTCTATGTGAAAAGTTTGGTGCGTCATTATTTGATAAGCTTCCTAAGCTGTGGGATTGCCTTACTGAAGTTCTTAAACCTATAGAGGACACCAAGGAAAAGCAAGTTACTGTGTCTATTGAGTCTGTTAGTGATCCTCAGACCTTGATTAACAATATCCAG GTGGTGCGCTCTGTTGCTCCCGTGTTAAATGAGGAGTTGAAGCCAAAACTTTTGACGCTGCTCCCATGCATCTTCAAATGTGTTCAGCATTCTCATGTTGCTGTTAGATTAGCTGCTTCACGCTGCATCACTTCTCTGGCACAGTCAATGACTGTGAAAGTTATGGGAGCTGTGGTTGAAAATGCTATCCCAATGTTGGAAGATTCATCATCTGTTTATGCTCGACAAGGAGCAGGCATGTTGATTAGTTTTCTAGTTCAGGGGTTGGGTGTAGAGTTGGTCCCTTATGCTCCTCTATTGGTGGTTCCACTTCTGAGGTGTATGAGTGATTGTGATCAGTCTGTCAGACAGAGTGTGACTCATAGTTTTGCTGCTCTTGTTCCTTTACTTCCTTTGGCTCGAGGCCTTCCTCAACCAATTGGACTAGGGGAAGGTGTATCTAGAAATGCAGAAGATTTGCAGTTTTTAGAGCAACTGCTTGACAACTCTCATATTGAAGATTACAAGTTGTGCACTGAATTGAAAGTAACATTGAGGAG GTATCAGCAGGAAGGCATAAATTGGTTAGCTTTTCTGAAACGTTTCAAGCTTCATGGAATTTTATGTGATGACATGGGACTTGGAAAGACACTTCAAGCATCAGCAATTGTGGCCTCTGATATAGCTGAGCATCGTAATACAATCGGGAATGAGGATCTTCTGGCATCTTTAATTATCTGCCCATCAACTCTTGTTGGGCACTGGGCCTTTGAGATAGAGAAGTATATTGATGTTTCTGTTATATCTAGTCTTCAATATGTTGGTTCTGCTCAGGAACGAATGCTTCTTCGAGATCAGTTCTGTAAGCATAATGTCATTATAACATCATATGATGTTGTTCGTAAAGATGTTGATTTTCTGGGACAGCTACTCTGGAATTACTGCATTTTAGATGAAGggcatataataaaaaatgccAAGTCTAAAGTTACACTTGCTGTAAAACAGTTGAAAGCCCAACACCGCTTGATTTTGAGTGGGACACCTATACAG AATAACATAATGGACTTGTGGTCCCTCTTCGATTTTCTGATGCCAGGCTTTCTCGGAACCGAGAGACAg TTCCAAGCTGCATATGGAAAACCACTTTTAGCTGCAAGAGATCCAAAATGCTCTGCTAAGGATGCTGAAGCAGGAGTACTGGCTATGGAGGCATTGCATAAGCAG GTAATGCCTTTCCTCCTTCGTAGAACAAAGGATGAAGTCTTGTCTGATCTGCCAGAGAAAATAATTCAAGACAGATACTGTGATTTGAGCCCTGTACAATATAAACTTTACGAGCAGTTTTCTGGTTCTCGTGTAAAACAAGAAATGTCATCTATTGTAACAACGAATGAGTCTGCTGCACCAGAAGGAAGTGGCACTTCTACTAAAGCGTCTTCACATGTCTTCCAG GCACTCCAATATTTGCTAAAACTCTGTAGTCATCCATTGCTTGTCACTGGTGAGAAGATTCCAGATTCACTTTCTCCCATCCTCTTAGAACTGTTTCCTGCTGGCTCTGATATTGTTTCAGAACTTCACAAACTCCATCACTCCCCAAAATTAGTTGCTCTTCATGAGATTCTAGAAGAATGTGGAATTGGAGTTGATAATTCCGGTTCTGAGGGTGCAGTTAACGTTGGGCAGCATAGGGTCTTGATATTTGCTCAACATAAG GCTTTCCTGGATATAATTGAAAGAGATTTGTTTCAGACACACATGAAAAG TGTCACATATTTGCGGTTGGATGGATCAGTTGCATCGGAAAAGCGATTTGAAATTGTCAAAGCTTTCAATTCAGACCCTACGATTGATGTTTTACTGCTTACAACGCATG TCGGTGGGCTTGGTTTGAACCTGACATCTGCAGATACCCTTGTTTTTGTGGAGCATGACTGGAATCCAATGCGTGACCATCAG GCTATGGATAGAGCACACAGGTTAGGTCAGAAAAAAGTAGTTAATGTCCATCGGCTAATAATGCGTGGTACTTTGGAAGAGAAAGTTATGAGTCTACAAAGATTCAAAGTGTCCGTGGCTAATGCTGTTATTAATGCTGAAAATGCTAGTATGAAAACAATGAATACAGATCAGTTGCTTGATTTATTTGCATCAGCAGAAACCTCCAAAAAG